The following proteins come from a genomic window of Pseudomonas sp. MAG733B:
- a CDS encoding MotA/TolQ/ExbB proton channel family protein: MWELVKSGGWMMLPIILSSIAAMAIVAERLWTLRASRVTPEHLLGQVWVWIKDKKLNKDRLKELRANSPLGEILAAGLANSKHGREIMKECIEEAAARVIHDLERYINALGTIAAMAPLLGLLGTVLGMIDIFSAFTGSGMTTNASVLAGGISKALITTAAGLMVGIPAVFFHRFLQRRIDELVVGMEQEAIKLVEVVQGDRDVDLTEGKA; encoded by the coding sequence GTGTGGGAATTGGTCAAATCCGGCGGCTGGATGATGCTGCCGATCATTCTGAGTTCCATCGCGGCCATGGCAATCGTTGCCGAGCGTCTGTGGACCCTGCGAGCCAGTCGCGTGACCCCGGAGCACCTGCTCGGGCAGGTCTGGGTCTGGATCAAAGACAAGAAGCTCAACAAAGACAGGCTCAAGGAACTGCGCGCCAACTCGCCTCTGGGTGAAATCCTCGCCGCCGGCCTTGCCAACTCCAAGCATGGTCGCGAGATCATGAAAGAGTGCATCGAAGAGGCTGCGGCGCGGGTCATCCACGATCTGGAGCGTTACATCAACGCCCTCGGCACCATTGCCGCCATGGCGCCGTTACTGGGCCTGCTCGGTACCGTGCTGGGCATGATCGATATTTTCAGCGCATTCACCGGCAGTGGCATGACCACCAACGCTTCGGTGCTGGCCGGTGGTATTTCCAAGGCCCTGATCACCACGGCTGCCGGTTTGATGGTCGGTATCCCGGCGGTATTCTTCCATCGATTCCTGCAACGCCGGATCGATGAGCTGGTGGTCGGGATGGAACAGGAAGCGATCAAACTGGTCGAGGTAGTGCAGGGCGACCGCGACGTGGACCTGACCGAGGGCAAAGCGTGA
- a CDS encoding biopolymer transporter ExbD, which produces MKFRRKPRETVDINLASLIDVVFILLLFFVVTTTFTRETQLRVELPEAVSGASADDQTRQLDIAISADGVFSVNNHVLPKSDLATLIEALQKESNGDTSLPLSISADGKTQHQSVITAMDAAGKLGFSQLRMTTVEAAPTAP; this is translated from the coding sequence GTGAAATTCCGCCGCAAACCACGGGAAACGGTGGACATCAACCTCGCGTCGCTGATCGACGTGGTGTTTATCCTGCTGCTGTTTTTCGTCGTGACCACGACCTTCACCCGTGAAACCCAGTTGCGTGTCGAGCTGCCGGAAGCGGTCAGCGGCGCTTCGGCCGATGACCAGACCCGGCAGCTCGATATCGCCATCAGCGCCGACGGCGTGTTCTCGGTGAACAACCATGTTTTGCCGAAAAGCGACCTGGCCACATTGATTGAAGCGCTGCAGAAAGAATCCAATGGCGATACCAGTCTGCCGCTGTCCATCAGCGCCGATGGCAAAACCCAGCATCAGTCGGTCATCACTGCGATGGACGCCGCCGGCAAGCTTGGCTTCAGCCAATTGCGCATGACCACAGTCGAGGCGGCGCCGACCGCGCCCTGA
- the lpxK gene encoding tetraacyldisaccharide 4'-kinase, which yields MAMSDRLLAAWYAGHPALKLLQPLEWLYRRVVNNKRKRFLAGEGEIYQPPVPLIVVGNITVGGTGKTPLILWMIQHCQRSGLRVGVVSRGYGAKPPQLPWRVEADQSAEIAGDEPLLIVQRTGVPLMIDPDRSSAVKALLASEPLDLILSDDGMQHYRLARDLELVLIDAARGLGNRRCLPAGPLREPVERLQSVDAVLYNGASADRDDGFAFQLQPTALVNLQSGERRPLDHFPAGQALHAVAGIGNPQRFFKTLETLHWQPVPHAFADHAEYSVQALNFTPSLPLVMTEKDAVKCRAFAAADWWYLAVDAVPSPAFVAWFDTQLMRLLPARLLP from the coding sequence ATGGCCATGTCCGATCGTCTGCTCGCCGCGTGGTACGCCGGTCATCCGGCCCTGAAGCTGTTGCAGCCGCTGGAGTGGCTGTACCGGCGTGTGGTCAACAACAAGCGCAAACGCTTTCTGGCGGGCGAGGGTGAAATCTACCAGCCGCCGGTGCCGCTGATCGTCGTCGGCAATATCACGGTTGGCGGCACCGGCAAGACGCCGCTGATCCTGTGGATGATCCAGCACTGCCAGCGCAGCGGCTTGCGGGTTGGCGTGGTCAGCCGTGGTTACGGTGCCAAGCCGCCGCAATTGCCATGGCGGGTCGAGGCGGATCAAAGCGCGGAGATTGCCGGCGACGAACCGTTGCTGATCGTTCAACGCACCGGCGTACCGCTGATGATCGACCCTGATCGCAGCAGCGCCGTCAAAGCCTTGCTGGCCAGCGAGCCGCTGGATCTGATCCTGTCCGATGACGGCATGCAGCATTACCGGCTGGCCCGGGATCTGGAGTTGGTGCTGATCGACGCCGCCCGTGGCCTTGGCAACCGCCGTTGCCTGCCGGCCGGGCCGTTGCGCGAGCCGGTCGAGCGTCTGCAAAGTGTCGACGCGGTGCTCTACAACGGCGCTTCGGCTGATCGCGATGATGGTTTCGCCTTCCAGTTGCAACCCACTGCGCTGGTCAACCTGCAAAGCGGCGAACGACGTCCCCTCGATCATTTTCCAGCAGGCCAGGCGCTGCACGCCGTGGCCGGGATCGGCAACCCGCAGCGTTTCTTCAAGACCCTCGAAACGCTACACTGGCAACCAGTCCCGCATGCGTTCGCCGATCACGCCGAATACAGCGTGCAGGCGTTGAATTTCACCCCGTCATTGCCGTTGGTGATGACCGAAAAGGACGCGGTGAAGTGCCGTGCCTTCGCCGCCGCCGACTGGTGGTACCTGGCGGTCGATGCTGTGCCGTCACCGGCCTTCGTGGCCTGGTTCGACACACAGTTGATGCGCCTGTTGCCGGCTCGTCTGTTGCCTTAA
- a CDS encoding Trm112 family protein, which produces MDTKLLDILACPVCKGPLKLSADKTELISKGAGLAYPIRDGIPVMLETEARTLTTDERLDK; this is translated from the coding sequence ATGGACACCAAACTGCTCGATATCCTCGCTTGCCCGGTCTGCAAAGGCCCGCTCAAGCTCAGTGCCGACAAGACCGAGCTGATCAGCAAGGGCGCAGGTCTGGCGTACCCGATTCGCGATGGCATCCCGGTGATGCTCGAAACCGAAGCCCGCACCCTGACCACCGACGAGCGTCTGGATAAATGA
- the kdsB gene encoding 3-deoxy-manno-octulosonate cytidylyltransferase, whose product MTTAFTVVIPSRYASTRLPGKPLLLIAGKPMIQHVWEQASKSSAQRVVVATDDARIVEACKGFGAEVVLTREDHNSGTDRLAEVATKLGLAPDAIVVNVQGDEPLIPASVIDQVAANLAVHTEARMATLAEPIEDVETLFNPNVVKVVSDLNGLALTFSRSTLPWARDAFAVNREQLPEGVPYRRHIGIYAYRAGFLHDFVSWGPCWLENTECLEQLRALWHGVRIHVADALIAPPAGVDTVEDLERVRRLLEA is encoded by the coding sequence ATGACCACAGCCTTTACCGTTGTCATTCCGTCGCGTTACGCCTCCACCCGTTTGCCGGGCAAGCCGCTGCTGTTGATCGCCGGCAAGCCAATGATCCAGCACGTCTGGGAACAGGCGAGCAAAAGCAGCGCCCAGCGTGTCGTGGTCGCCACTGACGATGCGCGCATCGTCGAAGCTTGCAAAGGGTTTGGCGCCGAAGTGGTGCTGACCCGTGAAGATCACAATTCCGGCACCGATCGGTTGGCGGAAGTCGCGACGAAACTGGGCCTGGCGCCCGATGCCATCGTGGTCAATGTCCAGGGTGACGAACCGTTGATCCCGGCGAGCGTGATCGATCAGGTCGCTGCCAACCTGGCCGTCCATACCGAAGCGCGCATGGCCACCTTGGCCGAGCCGATCGAAGACGTGGAAACCCTGTTCAATCCCAACGTGGTCAAGGTGGTCAGCGACCTCAATGGCCTGGCGCTGACCTTCAGTCGCTCGACCTTGCCGTGGGCGCGGGATGCGTTCGCGGTGAACCGAGAGCAATTGCCGGAAGGCGTGCCCTATCGCCGCCACATCGGCATCTACGCCTATCGCGCCGGTTTCCTGCATGACTTCGTCAGCTGGGGCCCGTGCTGGCTGGAAAACACCGAGTGCCTGGAGCAGTTGCGTGCCTTGTGGCACGGCGTGCGGATTCACGTCGCCGACGCGCTGATCGCGCCGCCGGCCGGTGTCGATACCGTTGAAGACCTTGAGCGCGTTCGTCGCCTGCTGGAGGCCTGA
- a CDS encoding low molecular weight protein-tyrosine-phosphatase — protein MRVLFVCLGNICRSPTAEGVLRHKLREAGLADLVEVASAGTGDWHVGKAPDKRSQAAAKLRGYDLSTQRAQQVTRADFATYDLILAMDNSNLRNLKALQPAKGKAELDLFLRRYESEIDEVPDPYYDGDQGFEQVLDLIERASDLLVVELKGRL, from the coding sequence ATGCGGGTTCTGTTTGTCTGCCTGGGCAACATCTGCCGTTCACCCACGGCTGAAGGCGTGTTGCGCCACAAACTGCGTGAGGCGGGGCTGGCCGATCTGGTCGAAGTCGCCTCCGCCGGCACTGGTGACTGGCATGTCGGCAAAGCGCCGGACAAGCGCAGTCAGGCTGCGGCGAAGCTGCGCGGCTACGACTTGTCCACGCAACGTGCCCAGCAAGTGACCCGCGCCGATTTCGCCACCTACGACCTGATCCTGGCGATGGACAACAGCAACCTGCGCAACCTCAAGGCTCTGCAACCGGCCAAGGGCAAGGCCGAGCTGGATTTGTTCCTGCGTCGTTATGAGTCGGAAATCGACGAAGTCCCGGACCCGTATTACGACGGCGACCAGGGCTTCGAGCAGGTGCTGGATTTGATCGAGCGCGCCAGTGATCTGCTGGTGGTCGAATTGAAGGGACGGTTATGA
- the murB gene encoding UDP-N-acetylmuramate dehydrogenase, whose translation MSLQVRSQVSLKPFNSFGVDVQARLFAEAHSDADVREALAYGLEHHVPVLVIGGGSNLLLTADIESLVLRMATRGIRVLSDDGSKVVIEAEAGEPWHPFVQHTLAQGLSGLENLSLIPGTVGAAPMQNIGAYGVEIKDVFAGLTALDRHSGELRDFNLEECNFAYRDSLFKQEPGRWLILRVRFALDRAAHLHLEYGPVRQRLTEQGIEHPTATDVSQAICSIRNEKLPDPAVLGNAGSFFKNPLVPAALVAQLKGEYPDLVAYAQPDGQMKIAAGWLIERAGWKGFRDADAGVHKLQALVLVNYGSATGLQLLDLAQRIQKDISERFHVELEMEPNRY comes from the coding sequence ATGAGTTTGCAGGTTCGGTCGCAGGTTTCACTCAAGCCGTTCAACAGTTTTGGTGTGGATGTTCAGGCTCGTTTGTTCGCCGAAGCCCATAGCGACGCCGATGTGCGAGAAGCCTTGGCCTATGGGCTTGAGCATCATGTACCAGTGCTGGTGATCGGCGGCGGTAGCAATTTGCTGCTGACGGCGGATATCGAGTCGCTGGTGTTGCGCATGGCCACACGCGGGATTCGCGTGCTGAGCGATGACGGCAGCAAAGTGGTGATCGAAGCCGAGGCTGGCGAACCTTGGCATCCGTTCGTGCAGCACACGTTGGCGCAGGGTTTGTCGGGTCTGGAAAACCTCAGCCTGATTCCCGGCACCGTCGGTGCGGCACCGATGCAGAACATCGGCGCCTACGGGGTTGAGATCAAGGACGTGTTCGCCGGTCTGACGGCGCTTGATCGGCACAGCGGCGAACTGCGCGACTTCAACCTGGAAGAGTGCAACTTTGCCTACCGCGACAGCCTGTTCAAACAGGAGCCGGGGCGCTGGCTGATCCTGCGCGTACGCTTCGCACTCGACCGTGCTGCGCATCTGCACCTGGAATACGGCCCTGTTCGCCAGCGCCTGACCGAGCAAGGCATCGAGCATCCGACCGCCACCGATGTCAGCCAGGCGATTTGTAGCATCCGCAACGAAAAGCTCCCGGACCCGGCGGTGCTCGGTAATGCCGGCAGCTTCTTCAAGAACCCGTTGGTGCCAGCGGCGTTGGTCGCGCAGCTCAAGGGCGAATACCCCGATCTGGTGGCCTACGCGCAACCCGACGGGCAGATGAAAATCGCCGCCGGATGGCTGATTGAGCGGGCAGGGTGGAAAGGTTTCCGTGATGCCGACGCGGGCGTGCACAAGTTGCAGGCACTGGTGCTGGTCAACTACGGCAGCGCCACCGGCCTGCAGTTGCTCGACCTGGCGCAGCGTATTCAGAAAGACATTTCAGAACGTTTCCATGTCGAGCTGGAGATGGAGCCGAACCGTTATTGA
- a CDS encoding (2Fe-2S)-binding protein, with translation MITLKLNGQDHQLDVTEDMPLLWAIRDVAGYNGTKFGCGMGLCGACTIHIEGAPARSCITPIGSVVGQNVTTIENVHADPVGKVVQQAWLDTAVAQCGFCQGGQIMSATALLKTNPNPSDEQIEEAMVGNICRCGTYNRIKTAIRQASTHLKEAKA, from the coding sequence ATGATTACCCTGAAACTCAACGGTCAAGACCATCAACTCGACGTCACCGAGGACATGCCGCTGCTCTGGGCGATCCGCGATGTGGCCGGCTATAACGGCACCAAGTTCGGCTGCGGCATGGGCCTGTGCGGTGCGTGCACCATTCATATCGAAGGCGCTCCGGCACGCAGCTGCATCACGCCGATCGGCTCGGTAGTCGGGCAGAACGTCACCACCATCGAAAACGTCCATGCCGACCCGGTCGGTAAAGTCGTGCAGCAAGCCTGGCTCGACACGGCCGTGGCCCAATGCGGTTTCTGCCAGGGTGGGCAAATCATGTCCGCCACTGCGCTGCTCAAGACCAATCCGAACCCGAGCGATGAGCAGATCGAAGAGGCGATGGTCGGCAACATCTGTCGTTGCGGCACTTACAACCGCATCAAGACCGCCATCCGCCAGGCATCCACTCATCTGAAGGAGGCCAAGGCATGA
- a CDS encoding xanthine dehydrogenase family protein molybdopterin-binding subunit produces the protein MSQLPNDFALSNLSRRGFLKGVGAAGALVVAASWGWQDAFAEEEKKFGADGMPHGWVDDPKVYVSIAADGTVTVMCNRSEMGQGVRTSLTMVVADELEADWARVKVQQAPGDEVRFGNQDTDGSRSMRHWYEPMRRCGAAARTMLEQAAANQWKVPVSECHAQLHKVIHKPTGRELEYGALAAAAGALAVPARDSLKLKQPSEFRYIGKEGTKAIDGDDIVNGRAVYGADVHFDGMLYATIARPAVYGGKVKTFDAIAAMKVPGVVKVVQIESRPLPSEFQPLGGIAVVANNTWAAIKGREALKIEWDDGANASYDSIAYRKELEAASLKPGKVVRNTGNIDEAMSGADSTLEASYYLPHLSQSPMEPMVAIARYKDGVCEAWGPSQAPQVTRTRIGERLGLPFDNVTFNVTLLGGGFGRKSKPDFIIEAAILAKEFPGKAVRVQWTREDDIHCSYFHTVSAEYLKASLNKDGLPSGWLHRTVAPSITALFAPGMNHEAAFELGMGFTNMAYAIPNIRLENPEATVHTRVGWYRSVSNIPHGFAIQSFIDELAHKAGQDPLKYQIKLLGPDRQIDPRTLSEEWNYGESPERYPIDTGRLRTVLETAAKAAGWGRELPKGRGLGLAVHYSFVTYVAAVIEVEVKEDGTLIVHKADIAVDCGPQINPERIRAQFEGACVMGLGNAVLGEISFKDGKVQQDNFHMYEVARMSLAPKEVAVHLVTPPGTVPLGGVGEPGVPPIAPALCNAIFAATGKRIRDLPIRYQLQGWQKAQA, from the coding sequence ATGAGCCAGTTACCGAATGATTTCGCCCTGAGCAACCTCAGTCGCCGTGGTTTCCTCAAAGGTGTGGGCGCTGCCGGTGCCCTGGTGGTTGCCGCGAGCTGGGGCTGGCAGGACGCGTTTGCCGAAGAAGAGAAGAAGTTCGGCGCCGACGGAATGCCCCATGGCTGGGTGGATGATCCCAAGGTGTACGTCAGCATTGCGGCCGACGGCACGGTGACCGTGATGTGCAACCGTTCGGAAATGGGCCAGGGCGTGCGTACCAGCCTGACCATGGTCGTAGCCGATGAGCTGGAAGCCGATTGGGCACGGGTCAAGGTGCAGCAGGCTCCCGGTGACGAAGTGCGCTTCGGCAACCAGGACACCGACGGCTCGCGCAGCATGCGCCACTGGTACGAGCCGATGCGCCGCTGCGGTGCCGCCGCGCGGACCATGCTGGAGCAGGCCGCTGCCAATCAGTGGAAAGTCCCGGTCAGCGAATGCCATGCGCAATTGCACAAAGTCATCCACAAACCTACCGGTCGCGAACTGGAATATGGCGCGCTGGCCGCTGCTGCCGGTGCCTTGGCCGTCCCGGCGCGTGACAGCCTGAAACTCAAGCAACCGTCGGAATTCCGCTACATCGGCAAGGAAGGCACCAAGGCCATCGACGGTGACGATATCGTTAACGGGCGCGCGGTGTACGGCGCCGATGTGCATTTCGACGGCATGCTGTACGCCACCATTGCCCGGCCTGCGGTCTACGGCGGCAAGGTCAAAACCTTCGATGCGATTGCGGCGATGAAGGTCCCGGGCGTGGTCAAGGTGGTGCAGATCGAAAGTCGGCCATTGCCTTCGGAGTTTCAGCCGCTGGGCGGTATCGCCGTGGTGGCGAACAACACCTGGGCGGCGATCAAGGGCCGTGAGGCACTGAAAATCGAGTGGGATGACGGCGCCAACGCCAGTTACGATTCCATCGCTTATCGCAAGGAACTGGAAGCGGCTTCCCTCAAGCCCGGCAAAGTGGTGCGCAACACCGGCAACATCGACGAAGCCATGAGCGGCGCCGACAGTACGCTGGAAGCCTCTTACTACCTGCCGCACCTGTCGCAGTCGCCTATGGAGCCGATGGTCGCCATCGCCCGCTACAAGGATGGCGTGTGCGAAGCCTGGGGCCCGAGCCAGGCGCCACAGGTCACCCGCACCAGAATCGGTGAGCGCCTCGGTTTGCCGTTCGATAACGTCACGTTCAACGTGACGCTGCTGGGTGGCGGTTTCGGTCGCAAGTCAAAGCCTGACTTCATCATCGAGGCGGCCATTCTCGCCAAGGAATTCCCTGGCAAAGCGGTGAGGGTGCAATGGACCCGTGAAGACGACATCCATTGTTCCTACTTCCACACCGTGTCGGCGGAATACCTCAAGGCCAGCCTGAACAAGGATGGCCTGCCGTCCGGCTGGTTGCACCGCACGGTGGCGCCGAGCATCACTGCGTTGTTCGCGCCGGGCATGAATCACGAGGCGGCTTTCGAGTTGGGCATGGGCTTCACCAACATGGCCTACGCGATTCCCAACATCCGCCTGGAAAACCCTGAAGCGACGGTGCACACCCGCGTTGGCTGGTATCGCTCGGTGTCGAACATTCCCCACGGCTTCGCCATCCAGAGCTTCATCGATGAACTGGCGCACAAGGCCGGGCAGGACCCGCTCAAGTACCAGATCAAATTGCTCGGCCCGGATCGGCAGATCGATCCGCGTACCTTGAGTGAAGAGTGGAACTACGGCGAATCCCCCGAGCGTTATCCGATTGATACCGGGCGTCTGCGCACTGTGTTGGAAACCGCCGCCAAAGCTGCCGGTTGGGGCCGTGAGTTGCCGAAGGGCCGGGGCCTGGGCCTGGCGGTGCATTACAGCTTCGTCACCTACGTGGCGGCAGTGATCGAGGTTGAAGTCAAAGAAGACGGCACGTTGATCGTGCACAAGGCGGACATCGCCGTGGATTGCGGGCCGCAGATCAACCCCGAGCGGATTCGCGCACAGTTCGAAGGCGCTTGCGTCATGGGCCTGGGCAACGCGGTGTTGGGCGAGATCAGCTTCAAGGACGGCAAGGTCCAGCAAGACAACTTCCACATGTATGAAGTGGCGCGCATGTCGCTGGCGCCGAAGGAAGTCGCCGTGCATCTGGTTACGCCTCCAGGCACCGTGCCGTTGGGCGGCGTCGGCGAGCCGGGCGTGCCACCGATTGCCCCGGCGTTGTGCAACGCGATCTTCGCGGCCACCGGCAAACGCATCCGCGACCTGCCGATACGCTATCAGCTCCAGGGCTGGCAGAAGGCGCAGGCCTGA
- a CDS encoding XdhC family protein, with protein sequence MDSVDLNVLRSVLEWRRAGQRVVLYSVVQTWGTAPRAPGAMLALREDGVVIGSVSGGCVEDDLIARLHDGRIPVDGPPVQLITYGVTREEAARFGLPCGGTLRLTEERVGEADWVAELLARCEDHQIVARSLDIATGEVVLQSADKSDVLTFDGKTLRAIYGPRWRLLLIGAGQLSRYVAEMARLLDFEVLICDPRTEFVYGWEEQHGRFVTGMPDDAVLNIQTDERTAIVALTHDPRLDDMALLTALDSRAFYVGALGSRVNSQKRRENLAQLGLSQQAIERLHGPIGLHIGSHSPAEIALSLMAEIVAIKNGVELKQKKPVRERV encoded by the coding sequence ATGGACAGCGTTGATCTGAATGTCCTGCGCAGCGTGCTGGAATGGCGCCGCGCCGGTCAGCGGGTGGTGTTGTACAGCGTGGTCCAGACCTGGGGCACCGCGCCCCGGGCGCCTGGCGCGATGTTGGCGTTGCGTGAAGATGGCGTGGTGATTGGTTCGGTGTCTGGCGGTTGTGTCGAAGATGACCTGATTGCTCGGTTGCATGACGGTCGCATTCCGGTCGATGGCCCGCCGGTGCAGTTGATTACCTATGGCGTCACTCGTGAAGAGGCTGCGCGTTTCGGCCTGCCCTGCGGTGGCACCTTGCGTTTGACTGAGGAGCGGGTCGGCGAAGCGGATTGGGTCGCCGAGTTGCTGGCGCGCTGCGAGGATCATCAAATCGTCGCGCGTTCGCTGGATATCGCGACCGGTGAAGTGGTCCTACAGTCGGCCGACAAATCGGATGTGCTGACCTTTGATGGCAAGACGCTGCGGGCCATTTATGGTCCGCGCTGGCGCCTGCTGCTGATCGGTGCGGGCCAGTTGTCCCGGTATGTCGCGGAAATGGCTCGGTTGCTGGATTTCGAAGTACTGATATGCGATCCACGCACCGAGTTCGTCTACGGCTGGGAAGAACAGCACGGACGATTTGTCACCGGCATGCCCGATGATGCGGTGCTGAATATCCAGACTGACGAACGCACGGCGATTGTCGCCCTGACCCACGATCCGCGCCTGGACGACATGGCGTTGCTCACCGCCCTAGACTCCAGGGCTTTTTACGTCGGTGCGCTGGGCTCTCGGGTCAACAGCCAGAAGCGTCGGGAAAACCTGGCGCAACTGGGCTTGTCGCAACAGGCAATCGAGCGGCTGCACGGCCCCATCGGCTTGCACATCGGCAGCCACAGTCCGGCGGAAATCGCCTTGTCGCTGATGGCGGAAATTGTCGCGATCAAGAATGGCGTCGAATTGAAACAGAAAAAGCCAGTACGGGAGCGCGTATGA
- a CDS encoding nucleotidyltransferase family protein: MSESIGAIILAAGQGSRFRQVAGDEKDKLLADCTGRDGAVRSVIEHVLVNLPATLEKRLLVTTADRPQVIRMAKAYGCDIVLIETTGIGDSIAAGVAACEQLGGWLMVLGDMPFILPSTIEQVLAQVADDCISVPVQDGEYGHPVGFGRSFGPGLMALSGDRGAKPLFAQGRVVEVAVDDPGVLWDVDVPEKLVFTFA, encoded by the coding sequence ATGAGCGAATCCATCGGAGCAATCATTCTGGCGGCGGGGCAGGGCAGTCGGTTCCGGCAGGTGGCGGGCGATGAAAAGGACAAGTTGCTGGCGGACTGTACGGGGCGTGATGGTGCCGTCCGTTCGGTGATCGAGCACGTGCTGGTGAATCTGCCGGCCACGCTGGAAAAGCGTTTGCTGGTGACCACCGCTGATCGTCCGCAGGTGATTCGCATGGCCAAGGCTTATGGTTGTGACATCGTGCTGATTGAAACCACCGGAATTGGCGATAGCATTGCTGCCGGGGTCGCCGCGTGTGAACAACTGGGTGGCTGGTTGATGGTGTTGGGGGATATGCCGTTCATCCTGCCTTCGACCATTGAGCAGGTTCTGGCGCAGGTGGCTGATGATTGCATCAGTGTACCGGTGCAAGACGGGGAATACGGGCATCCTGTGGGCTTTGGGCGCAGTTTTGGCCCGGGATTGATGGCGCTGTCGGGTGATCGAGGGGCCAAGCCGTTGTTTGCACAGGGGCGGGTGGTTGAAGTGGCGGTGGATGATCCCGGGGTGTTGTGGGATGTGGATGTGCCGGAAAAATTAGTCTTCACATTCGCTTAG